attaaaagaaattaaacaatcacattaaccatttaataaaaaaatatttttttttcttatatgttgtattttgatttttttttaaatgactttaaattacaaaaaaaactaaaaatctctttgaaaattttgtgatcaatgacttaattttttaattataacaagatacaaatgatcatacaatcgtattaatatgaatttttatttaatagatattcatattaaattatatatatatattaatattgtttaaattaaactatataccatttaaaaatacataaatatatttatgttaattttgaaatttccaTTGAAAGAGTATTgagaccttaatattttaattttgaaatttgcatcgAAAAATACCACATCAAAAAAATTTGAGattaatagtttaaattttttgttacatcaaatatacaaatgttaataaagccatatgagtaggaagtttcaataataaatatttatattaaaatattctatatatttatgtcaatatctttgaaatataattatttaccatataaaataaataaaatggttattttgatttatttactataaatatattgtaaataaacaagatgtatttttatttatttatgtgattACTATAATCTCcgatatattaattgagaaacaattGATTACTTTAGCaagtgtaagattttattaattaatattgttaaaaaatCTTACAAGAGATCAATACAAATAagatttatttaaaagttattgaaatcaCCTAGCGAGAACATGGATTGCACAAAAAATTTGCTTTCCTAACCCTATCCCCCTTTCTATTCGTCACAACACCGACAAACAATATTTGGAAGTGTCGCTTGACAATCTGAAATGGTAACGTTTTTTTAAGTTCAACCAATTGTTTCTTTTAAATGGGCCTAGAACAATTTTTAATGATTAACTAAATGTGCCAGGTACATAGTAAACtgtgttttggtttaaaaattgttgcatacccaaaatcaatatgaactatcatcattttcgtttaaaattttgtcacaataaaaatatagagttgaacaaaaaatctaaatccaAAAAACCAAACAAATGCCGATCCAAAGAATAGTACTGAACTTTTAACCTGAATTGGTTAGATATCCGAAtgagttcaaaattttggtatctagagaaccggaaccgaacccgatccaaaccGAAATATTTTAGGTATTGAATATATccgaaaaagatttatatagttaaatatatttattattttaaaatttaatatctaagagaatatacaaaatatataagacgtttttaagttgtccaaaatacttgaaaattgataccactcaaattaccctaaggagtgatttatactctctcaaataagaggccgagttgtagtacttagggatcgaattcacagggacctaggaaaccaaataaatctaatcagtttgattaagctaggctaatagtttataaagcagtaaataattAATGCAAAGCAACAGAtaaagcagtaaacaagttgaacaagacaattgttcagcttggcaagaagttgtttgatggaaggatggttgctagatctagggtttctattcaggagatcatgattataatcctacagatgcctaatgagttgcatgcatgataatgtaaagctcaactacttgatcaacaagtcaatcagctctcgcgTGTATTGaattgtctattaactagatctattgatctcaactgtcgtattttgatcaatagaaagtgtcgatcgataatcctatagagatatcgatcgatacaccttttgctccgtcgatcgattattcaagtgtgatatcgatcgacacgccctagtcaagctttatgtgcgggttgaataatagcttactaagctcactagattagctctcgccttgctcatagcaagaaacatagttctattagaatgttttcaggatgagaataaagctctcgcttttatcaatctatccaagggcaggttctaggtagctaatctagacacatgtattaatgaacaatcctatgatgattatcacaactcagcaatctatagttggggctaatccctcatcctatatgaaccctaaacctaacaggtggatctatttagacatgaagtttgtcacagaaatcatagatgaatagatataaaaagcAATAGATATTAAAACCAAAGATAAtagagttccaggaggactctgaaggagttcctcattctctcctaactaagaaaaatgattaaaagaaagcttagatagcgtagccgtcaacaatggcttataaataacataaatagggtttctggtcgtccaagggtattctggtaatttggagTTGATTCTGGGTTTCAgtggtcataaaatatgctcagccaaTATTCTGTCATCACTGTCGttcgacaccaatgctgcatCATCGaccgacagtccttcatctcctcgacagcttcctctcgcgaggcacactgaccactcttcagtacaacgggcataacttctgctacaggatgctgattaaCCTCAAACTGGTGGCATTGGAAATCTAACTCAAAGCTATATCTTTTGTCAAaggatgggctcaatctaacggtgggaaagtctccatccatagctagacatctaacgtgtctgtgcagttctgcacttcaaaatactccaaaatcaccatatttctccagaacgtacctgaacctgtaaatactctatatagtattaaatatatattaaaacacttatagaccatggctaaaagtgggtaaaatccatggtctatcaaaaatatatacaaatataaatacatgtttaaAATAGCTAAACGATACTTATAATACTTATAATACGTAAAATACTtcaaatatctattgatttcctatccaaatatttaagataaaccaaatgttaattttaagtattttggaatatattcttcaaatttatatgttatatattatttttagattttgaaaaagttaaagtatatatgaactttaatttttcaaaaaaaattaaataggttatccaaacccaaacactaaccaaacccgcaaagatccgaaccgaaccaaaccctGAAGGATCCGAATCGAGCCAAATGGTAATCGAATGTCCACCTctaatcaaatgtaaaaaaagttattgataacaaaatatatattgtttattatatttaaatataatatattttaaaaaaaatattccgcCTTGCGCGGATTATCATCTAGTAACTTTGTAAAGATACTTTATACTTCTTACACATTAACCAGATAACAAGCTTTTGATtgatgcttaaatgaatttacatCAGCATAACAGACTGTTTGTTGACAAGTTAGGAAGTCAATACCATATGAAAATATGCTTTACAGTATTGTGTTTCAAAATAACTTTTCAAAGGTACTTAATACCTCTCCTTATATATGAAAGTTACAATGCTTATAATATAAAGTTTCTACAGAGTAAAAGATTCTTTGTCGACACGATTGGATTCTATTTCTTGTAGGAGCAACCTCACGTCTTTTGACTCCAATTCCTTTTCTTCTGCGACACTGAAGAATGCACTGTGAACTTCTTTGAGTAACTTCAAAACATTGGCCAACCCACCGTCCTTTTCACTCTCGTCAGTCTTCTCCTCAGAGTATGGCTTTGAGTATTGGCCGTTGCTCATTCTTCTGAAGTAGTTGTATTTGTTAATCACAATCAAGTTACTCTTGTGATCGGGCCATACATCACGTGTATCATCCACAATCAACGTTCCACGTTCATGAGCCAAAACCAAATCAAGCGTCTTCCCATCAGGACTCTCCTCCCTCGTTATCACCCTGTCCCCAAAATAGATTCTCTTCGGATCAATCACGTCCAAGATGAGGTTAGCGTAATCACGAATACCCTTTGTGTAAACACACATCGTAAACATCTTGTTGGCTTCTTCCAAGAAACCGCAAACAAAAGGCCGTAGCTTCGTCAAAGATACCACGGGATCATCACCTCCGGTTGTCCACTCCCACAGATCGTGCCTTGTAATAGAATCCGCTTCTTTGATCAGATACTTCTCTGCTTCGGTGAGGCGTAGAAGAGGAGTGGTGTGGAGAAGCGTGTGGTCCAAGTCAAGTACTAAGTGAAGTTTTTTATCGTTGGAACAGGAGACTGATGTGGTGAAGCGCTTCGTTGCAGCTACAGCCTCGTGGCTTAGCTGTAAACCGTCGGAAAGATAATCGAACACTCGGCCTTGGTTTTTGTGAACAGTTGATTTGCAGGTGGTGCATTCCCCGTAACGAAGGAACCAGTGACCACATCtactagaagaagaagactcgTTGGTGACCGGTTCGATCCTCTGCTTTTTGGCTATCTGTTCCAGAGAAAGATTATTGACAACAGACATGGTTTCTCTGATGGACTGATTTAAAACTTCtaagtatataatataattagagAACTGATCAACAAAAGTCCCCAAGAAATCGAGTACttaagaaaaccctaatctgATCAGAAACCTGAAGAGATGGTTTTGTAGTTCGTTCGAAAACAAGAAATTATCTgtgtttttccttttctttgggGAAACCTTCATGTAAACTATATTTTCCTCTCTATTTATACTAACATAGAGTAATTTATAAAGTAGTTACGTTAAAAAAATAGTGTGTCATCAGAGATGCTCTAATATCTTTTGcaaaaaaggtaattttttctaatatttaGTGTGCGCAAAAATTTACTAATTGGCTATTGTAACCTCCTTAGTTATTATAGTGTCTCGTATAGCTGGGCAAATAATTAGAACCCAAAAAACCTGAACCTTCCATAAAAATGAATCTGAATTTGATCCGATCtgaacccgacataaataccgactgatttttgttttatggtatttcgggttatgagtattatccgaaccgaacctaaatggatatTCGACAGAACTCGaaacaatcaaaatcccaaaaaagaacttgtaccaaacgtgatctcaattcctaatatgtatccaaaagacactaagatattattgaatatctaaaataattatctattatatgaaGGTCGAAGATTGAATGTGGCggttgaagtttttagattttggttttgttttaattgaataatgtttttcatttcataaAAATTTGGGGATTGATTGGTAGTGGTTGTACGTGTCTTGGacggtcattttttttttctaaagcaaTTTTTAAAGCAATCATTCTTtacttacaaaaaataaaactatagcaaaaaaaagttagaaaaaaaaatatgttagctCTCAAAATCAACTTTCCTACAGCTTTTAGTAAgtgttttgaaaataaatttacagcaaaaaaaaaaattaaaaccaaagcTAAAAACTCACGACCTATTTTCTAAAGCAAAAAATCTAAAGCTTCAACACCAACCAATCAATCCCTTGGTTTTCATtttatgctttcatttatttggttttctttctatcaataactatatttacttttcgtttgattttgaatgatcatgtttgatattcctttcttatttttcaatcgattttacttatgtcttggttataaaaatatgtacaaatcagGTACTTTAAAATGAAAGAAccaattttacttatgttttggttacaaagtaggtacaaatcaggtacttttaaaccgaagaaccaaTTGGGGTATgaacccgaaagtacatcgGGTTCTACCGGTTCATTGAAGATTTACTGACCCCGATCCGGACCGGATAGAATCCAACCCGGTCCCCAACCGAACTTTCTTATAACCCGAATgtggctgattttgataaacccaaaAAACCGAGATCCGATTAGACAAAACCAAAACCCGATTGAGatcccgaatgcccatgcctagttTCTCGAGTCTGATTAATATGTGCCTAGCTTTCAACTTTTTATTTACATGGGCTTCCaatttattatacactttttaCTCAGAGTTGTTATATCCTTGGTCGAACCAGCAAATCCAATTATCTGATCATAATTTCGTGTAGCGGAAACCTAACAAAAACCTGTGTTTACAAtggtgatatcttgcatatttacattgttttattcatttattcatgtgcattttcatcatatagattaggatttagccatgtcgaggttgcattttgcatacatatgtctctattaggtattggagtaccacatggagttcctggagacatttggatgcatttggagctcaaaggatgtgattagagtgatctttggacgagcactgcttggagcgactacatgaagtcgctgtgcaccacatcccggagcgaccgcacgaagtcgctcgcgttttcacgtcCGGAGACACACAGAtttgaccctggagcgacctcccagAGCGACGTACCGAAGTCGCTCCCAATGTTCAGAGCGAcctgttggagcgacacaccaaggtcgctcgcgtcctctcatccggagacaccaaaatcgagcatcctggagcgacctctcagagcgacctaccaaggtcgctcccagccagagcgaccagctcaagtcgctcgcgttttgacggGGCGAGACATGAAGAAAcgcgtcgggagcgacctcctgggagcgactatgctaggtcgctccacgtgttttgcttggacgatttttatgttatttcaggggccttttggtcatttgttttgttgttttacattgcaaaaacctaagttaagtactttgGTAAGCCATCAGTGGCTAGATATCTCTTTTCTGGAGAACAACTAGTtaaaaaacttcttttgattcattttttgattgctttcatcttgtgttcttgttgatttcttatctattcctctacatgattaatctgaaatccaatatgggtttaagaggaatcatggagattagtgagtaattaccttttgaattcatgggttagggagatcaagggtgattaggttagttctaggatgttttagtgtagatcattcttgttccttgttagtagagtattcataatgcatcttctgagttggcctctcaaaagttgatctttaggcatttcccacccacaaggtgtttgagcaaatgcctgagacaactctcctaagcttttaacatactttaccaaagacatttgttgttaaaggtgttaggatagccaatagacttgttagtaatgattgctttcatattattcaaccaaagacatttgatgtttgagatatgttagtaaatgaacattcatctagacatagagtttgtttaagattgtgtctaagcttaaggttgatagtttgattgatcgtttgccatccttagtttgaaacttgatcacccaaggtctaatccctatgcccatgagttcttttttcccttagtaaagaaaatcatttcatttatcattaatcattagtttagaaacctcttaaattatcggttgcacttagattaagtgagtacttgcattctcattgctttgaaatcccttagaattggttcgacaatcatttatactacaacatttgtcttaggagccttgaaaactcttaacatcaaattggcgccgttgccggattctgagtagatttaaacattgagatttagtcacttgcttgagactaagtcattttaaattttttttgttactcattcttcttcttcacctacctttcactttcaggtgtatgaacttgaggagcaggggtccatcaaacctagttccaatagtagcaaaCATAAGAGCTttcgagagggagtgtgctagagctacaagagaagaagaacaacaagcccgcttgcagagattggatattgatatggcagatcaactgcaaggggcagaacaccaaccgcgggcagctcgacccattggtacttatgaccggcccaacattcatggtcatagactgggaatccgagcgccggctgtggcagccaacaactttgaggtcaagtcaggactcctcaacgtgatcgagaacaacaaatatcatgacttggctttagaggacccattcgatcacttggacaagttcgacagctactgtgggttgtcaaaaaccaatggtgtgtccgaagatgccttaaagctcaagatattccctttctctctgggggataaggcacgacagtgggagaagtctctaccaagCGACtcaatcaccacttgggatgagtgcaagagagcattcttggagaaattctcctcctcctcaagaactgctaagctgagaaatgagatctccagtttccaacagaagaacttggaaggattcagtgaagcctgggagagattcaaaggCTATCAAACCAAATGCCCAcatcatggtttctctaaggagagcttgctcagTACCTTCTACAGAGGTGcccttcctaagtacagagccatattggatacaactagcaatgggttcttcttgggaagaactgaagatgatgcagaagagctggttgacaacatggtgaagagtgatgcagtctacagtgtagatcacgacagaggcagtcggggtgatgataagcagacgagga
This region of Brassica napus cultivar Da-Ae chromosome C5, Da-Ae, whole genome shotgun sequence genomic DNA includes:
- the LOC111204138 gene encoding RNA polymerase II C-terminal domain phosphatase-like 5, which gives rise to MSVVNNLSLEQIAKKQRIEPVTNESSSSSRCGHWFLRYGECTTCKSTVHKNQGRVFDYLSDGLQLSHEAVAATKRFTTSVSCSNDKKLHLVLDLDHTLLHTTPLLRLTEAEKYLIKEADSITRHDLWEWTTGGDDPVVSLTKLRPFVCGFLEEANKMFTMCVYTKGIRDYANLILDVIDPKRIYFGDRVITREESPDGKTLDLVLAHERGTLIVDDTRDVWPDHKSNLIVINKYNYFRRMSNGQYSKPYSEEKTDESEKDGGLANVLKLLKEVHSAFFSVAEEKELESKDVRLLLQEIESNRVDKESFTL